Part of the Longimicrobiaceae bacterium genome, AGCTCCAACATGTCGAAGCCCGCCTCGGCGCCCATGGCCGCCGCGCGCACGAACTGGCGCAGCACCACGTCCATCTCCTCGCGCGTCATCTCGCGCGGCGGGCGCATGCCCGGCCCGTGCGCGAAAGGTGACGGGCCCACCGTCTCCCATCCCCCCTCGTCCAGCGGCACGTCGTCGCCCTCCCAGGGCAGACGGACGGCGCCCTTGCGGCCGGAGTGGCCGAGCTGGAGGCAGATCTTCGCGCGGCTCCAGCGGTGCACGTAGTCGGTGACGCGGCTCCACGCCCGCACGTGCTCGGGCTCGTACATCCCCGTGCAGCCCAGCGTGATGCGCGCCTCGGGCGAGATGCACGTCATCTCCGTCATCACCAGCCCCGCGCCGCCCATCGCCCTGGCGCCCAGGTGCACGAGGTGGAAGTCGCCCGGCGTGCCATCGACCGCCGTGTACATGTCCATGGGCGACACCACCACGCGGTTCTCCAGCGTCATCCCCCGCAGCCTGAACGGCGTGAACATCGGCGGCACCGGCTTCTCGGCAGATGCAGCCTCCGCCGCATCCGCCGCGGCGTCCCTGCGGCCGGAGGCGAGGCTGGCGAACCAGCGCTCCACGCCGGCCAGGTAGGCGCCGTCGCGCAGGCGCAGGTTCTCGTGGCTCACCCGCTGGCTGCGCGTGAGCAGCGAATACGCGAACTGCGGCGGCTCCAGCTGCACGTATCGCCGCACGTTCTCGAACCACTCCATGCTGTTGCGCGCCGCGTTCTGGAGCCGTAGCGCCTCGGTCCGGCGCTCGTCCTGATATCGCTCCAGCGCCGTCTCCAGCTCCGGCTCCTCGCCCAGGATGCGTGCCAGGGCGATCGCATCCTCCATCGCCAGCTTGGTCCCCGAGCCGATGGAGAAGTGCGCCGTGTGCGCCGCGTCGCCGATCAGCGCCACCTGGCGCGCACGGCCGTTCTCCGCCGGCGGGAGGGCGTGGTGCCAGCGCTCGTTGCTCACGCGCGTGAAGTTGAGCCACGGCTGCTTCAGGTGCCGCGCGTTGCTCTCCAGCCGGTGCCCGTCCAGCCACGGCGCGAACATCTGCTCGCAGTAGGCGATGCTCGCATCGATGCCCGCCTCGTCCAGCCCCGCGTTGCGCCACGAGCGCTCGTCGCACTCCACGATGAACGCCGAGTGCTTCGCGTCGAAGCGGTACGCGTGCACCTGGAAGACGCCGTGCTCGTTCTCCACAAAGATGAAGGTGAACGCGTCGAACAGGCGCGTCGTTCCCAGCCAGATGAACTTCGCGTGGCGCACGTCCAGATCGGGATGGAAATGCTGCGCGTACTTACGGCGGATGGCGCTGTTCACCCCGTCGGCCGCCACCACCAGGTCCGCGTCGCCCAAGCCGATAGAGCCGAGCTGCGCGTCGTCGGCAACCTCGCACTCGAAGCGCAGGTCCACGCCCAGCCCTGCGGCGCGCTCCTG contains:
- a CDS encoding bifunctional salicylyl-CoA 5-hydroxylase/oxidoreductase, encoding MKIVIIGGGPAGLYLSILLKRADASHQVAVLERNRADDTFGWGVVFSDQTLGNLRAADPETYASITDNFAHWDDIDVHFRGTTITSGGHGFSGIARKKLLQILQERAAGLGVDLRFECEVADDAQLGSIGLGDADLVVAADGVNSAIRRKYAQHFHPDLDVRHAKFIWLGTTRLFDAFTFIFVENEHGVFQVHAYRFDAKHSAFIVECDERSWRNAGLDEAGIDASIAYCEQMFAPWLDGHRLESNARHLKQPWLNFTRVSNERWHHALPPAENGRARQVALIGDAAHTAHFSIGSGTKLAMEDAIALARILGEEPELETALERYQDERRTEALRLQNAARNSMEWFENVRRYVQLEPPQFAYSLLTRSQRVSHENLRLRDGAYLAGVERWFASLASGRRDAAADAAEAASAEKPVPPMFTPFRLRGMTLENRVVVSPMDMYTAVDGTPGDFHLVHLGARAMGGAGLVMTEMTCISPEARITLGCTGMYEPEHVRAWSRVTDYVHRWSRAKICLQLGHSGRKGAVRLPWEGDDVPLDEGGWETVGPSPFAHGPGMRPPREMTREEMDVVLRQFVRAAAMGAEAGFDMLELHCAHGYLLSSFITPLANRRTDEYGGTLENRLRYPVEVFAAMRDVWPQERPMSVRISATDWVEGGLEGDDAVQVARAFSAAGADIIHVSTGQTSPDAKPVYGRTYQTPYSDRIRNEAGIPTIAVGNITEADQVNGIIAAGRADLCALARPHLADPNWTLHAAAQLGYTAQPWPIQYVTGKRQLERTLQRAAELSGSARI